Part of the Pseudomonas lijiangensis genome is shown below.
GCCCGTTGCGAGTTGCCGCTGGGCTTGAGCGATGCGGGTCTGGAAGATCGCGAAGTGATTCTGGGGATTCGTCCTGAGCAGATCACCCTGGCATCGGGCGAGCCCAATGGCCTGCCGACCATTCGTGCCGAGGTGCAGGTCACCGAGCCGACCGGCCCGGATACTCTGGTTTTCGTCACGCTCAATCAGAGCAAGGTCTGCTGCCGTCTGGCGCCAGACGTCGCGCCTCAGGTGAGCGAAAGCCTGACCCTGCAATTCGACCCGGCCAAGGTCCTGCTTTTCGATGCGCAGAGCGGCGAGCGCCTGGGTGTCCTGGGAAAGCAGCAAACGGCTGAGCGCGTGGGCAATGTCACGCAAATGATCCGTTAAGCGTTACCGAGCACAGCTGTCGGGTCGAGCGCTGCCATACCGCACGACCCGCCAGTGAACACGAAGCAGTAAGAAAAACGTGCACCAAAGCTAATAACAATAAAACGAGGATTGATGGGATGAAGAAGATCAAGGCTAAATCGCTTTCCCGGTTCCAATTGGTACGCAAACTGTCCGTTGTGGGTGCGATGAGTCTGGCGGGCAGCGTACATGCTGCCGATGCGTTCGATGCCAACTCACCGTGGATGACGGGCGACTGGGGTGGCACACGCACCGAGTTGCTCGACAAGGGTTATGACTTCTCTCTGGAATACGTTTCCGAGATGGCCAGTAACCTCAAGGGTGGCTTTAACGACGACACCACCGGTCGTTACAGTGACCAGTTCGCTTTCGGCTTGAAGGTCGACCTGCAGAAAGCCTTTGGCTGGCAGGATGCAGAATTCAAGCTGGCCATTACCGAGCGTAGTGGTCGCAACATCTCCAATGACCGGATCGGCGATCCTCGTGCGGGCACCCTCAGTTCCTCTCAGGAAGTCTGGGGCCGTGGCCAGACCTGGCGTCTGACGCAAATGTGGGTCAAACAGAAGTATTTCGACGGCGCACTGGACGTCAAGGTTGGCCGGTTCGGGCCAGGCGAAGACTTCAACTCCTTCCCGTGCGACTTCCAGAACCTGTCGTTCTGCGGCTCGCAGGTGGGTAACTACGTCAACACCTGGTACAACTGGCCAATCAGCCAGTGGGCCTTGCGCATCAAGTACAACATCACGCCTGAGGTCTATGCCCAGGTCGGTGTGTACGAGCAGAACCCGTCCAACCTCGAAACCGGCAACGGCTTCAAGCTCAGCGGTAGCGGCACCAAAGGCATGATCCTGCCGGTCGAACTGGTCTGGACCCCGACCGTCAACTCGCTGCCCGGCGAATACCGTGTCGGTTTCTACAAGAGCACGCCAAGTGCCGACGACGTTTATGAAGGTGCCGACGGTCAGGCTCAGCCGATCTCCGGTGGTGCGTTCAAGTCTCACAGCAGCAAGCATGGCTGGTGGATCGTGGCTCAGCAGCAGTTGACCGCTCACAACGGCGATTCGTCTCGTGGTCTGAGCATCTTTGCCAACGCCACTGTGCATGACAAGGAAACCAACTTCGTCGACAACTACCAGCAGATCGGCCTGACCTACAAAGGTCCGTTCGATTCGCGTCCAAAGGATGACATCGGTATCGGTATCGCCCGTATCCACGTCAACGACGATGTACAGGACCGTGTCCGTCTGCAGAACCAGATTAACGGCATCAACGACTACGACAATCCGGGCTACCTGCCGGTACAGGACACCGAGTACAACTCGGAAATCTACTACGGCTTCCATGTCACCAACTGGCTGACCGTGCGTCCTAACCTGCAATACATCAAGCATCCTGGCGGCGTGAGCCAGGTTGACGATGCCATTGTTGCGGGCCTGAAAATTCAGTCGAAGTTCTGATTTCACAAACGCTCAAGGTCGTGTGTGCTTTACGGGCAGCCTGGCTGCCCGTTTTTTTATGGTCATGAATACCTTTATTTTCAGAGGTGCGGTTGGCGATGTCCCTCACTCACGCGCAGATGCACGAGCACCCGTTACAACGCTTTTTCACCTCCCGACGGGTCAGGCCGACCTTCGAGTGGGATCGCTATCAGTTGCGTGATGTGCTGGTGATCGATCATCCCCGGTGCCAGGCCGTGTTCAGTCGCCAGGGCGGGCAGTTGTTGCATTTCCAGCCTCGGGGACAGAAACCCTGGCTCTGGTGTGCTGCGCAATGGCCGCAGGTCGGCGCCATTCGTGGTGGCGTGCCGGTCTGCTGGCCCTGGTATGGCCGTCATCCCAGTGAAAGCGGCTGGCCTGCCCATGGCTGGGCACGTCTGCTGAACTGGAAGCTGATCGACAGCGCCGAGAGCGAGGCAGGCGTGACTCTGCACTGGCAGTTGCAGCTCTGGGACTGGCAGGTGGATCTGCATGCCGAACTGGGGCAGGGCATGGAACTGCGCCTGAGTACCCGGCATGAAGACAGCGAGCCCTGCCATTTCAGTCATGGGCTGCATGCTTATTGGCGCATCAGCGATGTGGCGGGCGTCGCGCTGGAAGGGCTGGATGGCGCGCAGGGCTACGACAAGCTCAGTCGGCAGGTCTGCCAGCAGGAAGGCGAGCTGCGGGTTGCTGGAGGCTGCCAGCGGGTCTTCGAGCATACCGGCGCCGTGCAGCTTCAGGACAGCGCCTGGAAGCGGCGTTTGCACATCGACACCAGCGACAGCCCGAGCACGGTGGTCTGGCATCCCGGCAGCAGGCCGCTACTGGGTGTCTGCGGCAGCGAAGCCAGCGGCTTTGTCCGTGTTGAAGCAACTTCATGTGAAAGCGAACACGGAAGCCTGGAGCCGGGCGAGCAGGCGCAGATCAGATTGCAGGCCTGTCTGGCGTAGGTATCAATCAAGGCACGAACAAAACTTGTGGGAGGCAGCTTGCTGGCGACAAAGGCCTGAAAACTGGCAGATATTCTGCGTCTGTACGCAAAGTCGCCAGCAAGCTGCCTCCCACAAAGTGATTCATTTAACCCTGACCGGGTGGGTTGTATCAGTCCTGATCTTCCGCCGGATACCGGCTGTCATTCAGGCTTTCCTTGATCTTGCGCAAATGCGGCTGGAAGTCCACGCCGCGGCGCAGGGTCATGCCGGTGGCCAGTACGTCTAGGACGGTCAGCTGGATGATCCGGGAAGTCATCGGCATGTAGATGTCGGTGTCTTCGGGCAGCGGAATATTCAGGCTCACGGTGCTGGCCTTGGCCAGGGGAGAGCCTGCGGCGGTAAGGCCCAGTACCGATGCACCGTTGGCCCGTGCAATGCGTGCCACTTCCACCAGCTCACGGGTGCGTCCGGTGTAGGAAATGATCACGAACAACTCACCGGTATGCGCCACCGAAGCGATCATGCGCTGCATCAGCACGTCCGCATGGGCGGTGACTGCCAGGTTGAAACGGAAGAACTTGTGCTGGGCATCCAGCGCCACGGGTGCCGAGGCGCCCAGGCCGAAGAAGTGGATCTGACGGGCCTGGATCAGCATGTCCACCGACTTGCTGATCAGCGTCGGGTCCAGTTGCTGGCAGGCGCTGTCCAGTGACGCGATGGCGCTGCCGAAAATCTTCTGGGTGTAGGCCTCGGGGTTGTCATCGGCTTCCACTGCCCGGCTGACATAGGCCGCGCCGCTGGCCAGGCTTTGTGCCAGTTGCAGTTTCAGCTCGGGGTAACCGCTGACGTTGAACGAGCGGCAAAAGCGATTGACCGTCGGCTCGCTGACTTTCGCCGCCTGGGCGAGGGCCGCGATGCTGAGCCGCGTGGCCATCTGCGGGTTGAGCAGGATCACCTCAGCGACCTTGCGTTCAGCCTTGTTCAGCTCTTCGAGCCGGACCTGGATCTGCTCCAGGAGATTTTTTGCGCGGTCCATTTCAAGTCCTTGTCGCGGCTGATTACCAACGGTTTTGTATTAGCTCTTTAGCCTGTAGCAAAGGTGGCCTATCGTACTGGTGGCCTGTGTCGATCACCACTGGAATATGGTTTTAGACAAAATGTTGTGGTTATTACTACATATGGCCTTGAGTAACGCCTTTAAAAAAGGTATTTGTAGCCTAACTTGATAAAAGAACCAACATTATGCCCTCGATTACGGTTGAACCGTGCACTTTTGCCTTGTTTGGCGCCTTGGGCGACCTGGCGGTGCGCAAGCTGTTCCCGGCTCTTTACCAACTCGACCGCGCCGGATTGCTGCATGACGACACCCGGATTCTGGCCCTGGCGCGCGAGCCTG
Proteins encoded:
- a CDS encoding carbohydrate porin, with protein sequence MKKIKAKSLSRFQLVRKLSVVGAMSLAGSVHAADAFDANSPWMTGDWGGTRTELLDKGYDFSLEYVSEMASNLKGGFNDDTTGRYSDQFAFGLKVDLQKAFGWQDAEFKLAITERSGRNISNDRIGDPRAGTLSSSQEVWGRGQTWRLTQMWVKQKYFDGALDVKVGRFGPGEDFNSFPCDFQNLSFCGSQVGNYVNTWYNWPISQWALRIKYNITPEVYAQVGVYEQNPSNLETGNGFKLSGSGTKGMILPVELVWTPTVNSLPGEYRVGFYKSTPSADDVYEGADGQAQPISGGAFKSHSSKHGWWIVAQQQLTAHNGDSSRGLSIFANATVHDKETNFVDNYQQIGLTYKGPFDSRPKDDIGIGIARIHVNDDVQDRVRLQNQINGINDYDNPGYLPVQDTEYNSEIYYGFHVTNWLTVRPNLQYIKHPGGVSQVDDAIVAGLKIQSKF
- a CDS encoding D-hexose-6-phosphate mutarotase; translated protein: MHEHPLQRFFTSRRVRPTFEWDRYQLRDVLVIDHPRCQAVFSRQGGQLLHFQPRGQKPWLWCAAQWPQVGAIRGGVPVCWPWYGRHPSESGWPAHGWARLLNWKLIDSAESEAGVTLHWQLQLWDWQVDLHAELGQGMELRLSTRHEDSEPCHFSHGLHAYWRISDVAGVALEGLDGAQGYDKLSRQVCQQEGELRVAGGCQRVFEHTGAVQLQDSAWKRRLHIDTSDSPSTVVWHPGSRPLLGVCGSEASGFVRVEATSCESEHGSLEPGEQAQIRLQACLA
- a CDS encoding MurR/RpiR family transcriptional regulator, encoding MDRAKNLLEQIQVRLEELNKAERKVAEVILLNPQMATRLSIAALAQAAKVSEPTVNRFCRSFNVSGYPELKLQLAQSLASGAAYVSRAVEADDNPEAYTQKIFGSAIASLDSACQQLDPTLISKSVDMLIQARQIHFFGLGASAPVALDAQHKFFRFNLAVTAHADVLMQRMIASVAHTGELFVIISYTGRTRELVEVARIARANGASVLGLTAAGSPLAKASTVSLNIPLPEDTDIYMPMTSRIIQLTVLDVLATGMTLRRGVDFQPHLRKIKESLNDSRYPAEDQD